A portion of the Aquila chrysaetos chrysaetos chromosome 4, bAquChr1.4, whole genome shotgun sequence genome contains these proteins:
- the PKIA gene encoding cAMP-dependent protein kinase inhibitor alpha: protein MTDVESTYADFIASGRTGRRNALHDILVSSPGGNSSELALKLSELDINKAEGEGDAQRNPSEQTSEAQGEAAKQES from the exons ATGACTGATGTGGAATCTACATATGCAGACTTTATTGCTTCAGGAAGAACAGGTAGAAGAAATGCTTTACATGACATACTTGTGTCCTCTCCGGGTGGGAACTCTAGTGAATTAGCCTTAAAGTTATCAGAGCTTGATATAAACAAAGCAG aaggagaaggagatgcACAACGAAATCCGAGTGAGCAAACCAGTGAGGCCCAAGGGGAGGCAGCAAAGCAAGAAAGCTGA